One genomic segment of Centroberyx gerrardi isolate f3 chromosome 4, fCenGer3.hap1.cur.20231027, whole genome shotgun sequence includes these proteins:
- the ndufa9a gene encoding NADH dehydrogenase [ubiquinone] 1 alpha subcomplex subunit 9, mitochondrial, giving the protein MATAALVGRPASVLPKLSKGAGSPAVLSAASAAVQQRKLHHAVIPKGKGGRSSSSGIAATVFGATGFLGRYVVNRLGRAGSQVIIPHRCDQYDLMYLRPMGDLGQILFVEWDGRNKDSIKRALEHSNVVINLVGREWETRNYRFEDVFVTLPQQIAKATREAGITKFIHMSHLNADIRSPSKYLRNKAVGETAVRDEFPDAIIMKPSEMFGREDRFFNYYANMRWFSNAIPLIAMGKKTVKQPVHVVDVAKAIINAIKDPDANGKTYALVGPNRYLLHDLVEYVYAVAHRPFLPYPLPRPLYHFAAQLFAMNPFEPWTTPDKVDRFHTTDMKYPGLPGLEDLGIVPSSVEQKAIEILRRHRRFRYLEAELDETKPAKTVSY; this is encoded by the exons ATGGCGACCGCAGCGCTGGTTGGCCGTCCTGCGAGTGTCCTTCCTAAGCTTTCAA aggGCGCCGGCTCCCCTGCAGTGCTGTCAGCTGCTTCAGCAGCAGTCCAGCAGAGGAAGCTGCACCATGCTGTCATCCCCAAAGGAAAAGGGGGGCGCTCCTCTTCCAGTGGAATAGCTGCCACGGTTTTTGGTGCCACTGGATTCCTGGGCCGATATGTGGTCAACAGGCTGG GTCGCGCTGGCTCTCAGGTTATCATCCCTCACCGGTGTGATCAGTATGACCTCATGTACCTCAGGCCCATGGGGGATCTTGGACAGATCCTTTTTGTG GAATGGGATGGCAGGAACAAAGACTCCATCAAACGGGCTTTGGAGCACTCTAATGTGGTCATCAACCTGGTGGGCAGAGAGTGGGAGACAAG GAACTATCGCTTCGAGGATGTTTTCGTGACCCTCCCTCAGCAGATCGCCAAGGCAACCAGAGAGGCTGGCATCACAAAGTTCATCCACATGTCTCACCTCAACGCTGACATACGCAGCCCCTCCAAATACCTGAGGAACAAG GCTGTAGGAGAGACAGCGGTGAGAGATGAGTTCCCTGATGCGATCATCATGAAGCCTTCTGAGATGTTCGGGAGGGAGGACAGATTCTTCAACTACTACGCGA aCATGCGCTGGTTCAGCAATGCTATACCACTCATCGCCATGGGGAAGAAGACGGTGAAGCAGCCTGTTCAT gTGGTGGATGTGGCCAAGGCTATCATCAATGCCATCAAAGATCCTGATGCCAATGGAAAGACATATGCACTAGTGGG TCCCAACCGCTATCTTCTTCATGATCTGGTGGAGTATGTCTACGCCGTGGCACACAGACCTTTCCTGCCCTACCCTTTGCCCCGCCCACTTTATCA CTTTGCTGCTCAGCTTTTTGCAATGAACCCGTTTGAGCCATGGACAACCCCAGACAAAGTAGATCGG TTCCACACGACAGACATGAAATATCCAGGACTTCCTGGTCTGGAGGATCTCGGTATTGTTCCCTCCTCTGTAGAGCAAAAGGCAATTGAGATTCTGCGTCGCCACCGCCGTTTCCGTTACCTGGAAGCTGAGCTGGACGAGACAAAGCCAGCCAAGACTGTCAGCTATTGA